The Iamia sp. SCSIO 61187 genomic sequence CGACTTCGCGTCCGCCGAGCTCGCCGCGGCCGAGTGCCGGCGCCACGCCGGCTACCTGGCGTCACTCCGGGAGGCCCGGGCCCGGGCCCGGACCACGGCCGTCGAGGACTGGTCGGGCCGCTTCCGCGACGACTTCGACCGCGACTTCACCACCAGCCAGCAGGCGCTCCAGGACGAGGTCGAGCGGCTCCGCACCCTGGCGGGAGCCATCGACGACGCCGCCGCCGAGGCCCGGGTCCTCAAGACCACCTGCGAGCGGGACCACGACCACTCCGCACCCCCCGGCGGCCCGGACCGGAACGGCCCCCGATGACCACGAGCAGCGCCCGGCCCCTCGACCTCCTCGACTACATGGCCGGCACCGGCGCCCAGCACGAGGCCATGCCCTCGACGGCCGAGCTCGACCGGTTGGTCGGCGTGATGATGCGCTCGCCGAACATCGAGTTCTTCACCGCCTGCTACCCCACCCCCGGCGACGGCGTGCTCGACGCCCGTCAGCTGGCCCAGGAGCTCGACATGTGGGTCGGGGTCGTCGCCACCGGCTTCATGGAGGCCGACGGCGGCGCCGACCCCGGCCTGACGGTCACCGTCGACGACGACGAGGTGATCGCGGCCCTGCCGCCCCTCATGGGCGACCCTCCGGCCGAGGTGCGGGCGCGGGTCGAGGAGGGCGAGGAGCTCTACGACCGCCTCGCCCAGGCCGCCGCGGACCGCGACCACGACGCCATCGAGGCGATCATGGCGGAGATCGACGAGCGGTCCGGCGACGACGCCCTGATGGCCGGGTTCGCCGCCGCCATCGCCGAGGCCGGGTCCCAGGAGGACTTCGAGGCCATGCTCGAGGACGGCATGCGGCCCAAGAACCGGCCGGGGGTCCTGGGCGGGGTGGTGGACTTCTTCGCCGGGGCGTGGGACGCCATCTGGGGCACGGTCACGTTCCTCTGGGACATCAGCACCGTCCGGATGATCTTCGACAACGACGGGTGGCGCGAGGACGTCGGCGCCCTCGCCTCCGGCGTCTGGCACGGCATCACCAACCCGCTCGAGTTCCTCGAGGCGATCGTCGACCTCGATGGCCTGAAGGACAACCCGGAGCGCTGGTTCGGCGCCCTGGCCCCCGACGCCGTCCTCGCCTACTTCACCGCCGGCAGCGCCACCGCCGCCCGACGGGGCGTCGGGGCCACCGGCGCCCTCCGCCGGCTCGGCGACTACCTGCACGCCATCCGCAACCTCCGCCACGTCGACCTCGACGCCGGCAGCTACGGCACGACCCTCCGCACGTTCAACCGCCTGCTCCGGGACTTCGACGGCGACATCGGCCGGACCCGCGCCGCCATGCGGCGGTACCTCGAGAACCGGACGGACCTGAGCCCCGAGCAGATCAACGCCTTCATGAACTGGGCGGTGGGCAACGCCTTCGACAACCAACGCCGGGGCACGGGTACCGAGATCGCCCAGGTCGAGCTGGGACCGCCGGGGTCGCGCGGCGGTGTCCGCCTCGACGCGTGGGACCCGGTCGCCGGCGAGATCATCTCGAACAAGTTCACCCAGCTCGCCGACATCACGACGCGCGAGGCGATCGACTACCTCGAGGAGCTCCCGGCCAAGTACGCCCCCGGCCAGGAGGTCAAGATCACGCCGACCGTCCGGGCCAAGGCCGAGGCGGCGGGGCTCGACCCCGACGCCCTCTGGCCCGATGGCACCGCCAACCTGTCGGGTCGGTACGTCCTGGTCGTCCCGCCCCAGGCCGATGCCATCCCCCAAGCCGTCATCGATCGGGCGCGCCAGCTCCGCATCACCATCCGGGATACTGATGGCACCGTGCTCGTCGGCCGCTGAGGACCACGCCATGCCCCCCACCCGCCCGCCCTACCGGATCGTCGGCTACGGCGCCGGCGCCTGGAACGACTGGACCCGGGCGCCGATCGATCCGATCTCCGAGGACGAGGCGCGCGCCCGCCACGAGGCCGACGAGCCCTACGGGGCGGTGCTCACCGCCGCCCCCGACGGCCGGCTCGAGCTCCCGGTCGTCGGCCTCACCGTCAACCAGCACGGCATCACGGTGGAGTTCCACCGCCACGACACCGGCACGGCCGACCTGGTGCACGTCTGGAAGCAGCCGGCACCGGGCGAGGCGTTCCGCATCACCCAGATCGACCGTCGGGCCGGCAGCAGCGAGGCCGTGCCCCGGGACCAGCTCGTGTACGAGTACCTCAAGCTGGGCGTCGACCCCGCCATCTGGGTCCACTGGACCGATGCGGGGGCCGAGGTGGTCGAGGAGCGGTCGATCGACCGCACGCCGTTCGACCTGCCGCCGCCCGCGTTCGGGGCCTACGACGCCTTCCTCGACGACGGGCTGGCGGCGCGGCTCTGGCCCGGTCTCCCCGAGCTGGCCTGGATCGGGCCCGAGGTCCCGGTCGGCCCGTGAGCCTCCTCGCCCCACCGTGGGCGCCCACCCTCGCCGCCGCCCTCGAGGCCGTCGCCCGCCGGGAGCCCGACGCCGGTGAGCGGTTGGCGGAGGCGGTCGCCCTCGACGAGGAGGTGCTCTTCCCCACCTCCGACGACGGCCGCCACCCCCTCGCCACCGGGCCGTCCGGCCAGGAGCACCTCACCGCCTTCACCGGGCTCTGGATGGCCCTGTGGGCGCACCCCGACCGCCCGCCGATGGAGGGGCGCCCGGTGCGCGAGGTCCTGGGCTGGGTCGCCTCGACGGGCGTCACCGTGCGGCTGGACCACGCGTCGGAGGCCGACACCCGCATCAGCCCGCCCGACGCCGCCGCCCTCCTCGACGGTCGGGCCGTCGACGTCGCCGCCGTGGCGGCCGGGGACCCGTTCCGGAACCCGGGCCCCGCCGCGGCGCCACCCGACGGCCCGCTCCCGGCGTCCCCGCCCGACCCGCCCGGCGACGCCGAGGTGACCTTCGCCCGGCGGTGGGACCCCGTGGCCCGCCAGCCGATCGAGCCGGTGCCGCGCCGGGACCTCGACGGGGTCGGGGCGGGCTACACCGCGATCCGCCGCACCCGGGACGCCCTCGACGTCGTGGCCTTCGGGACCACCGTCGTCGTGGCCACGACCTACGCCGGGGGCGACGTGCACCGCTGCGAGTGGGCCCGGTTCACCGAGGGCCTGTTCCTCACCGAGACCAGCACGGCCGACGACGACGGATCGCCCCGGCCGCGGCCCCGGACCGTCGTGCTCACCCGGCCCGACGGCCTCATCCGGTACTGGCGCCGCCACCCCGACGGCAGCGACATGACGACGGCGTCCTCGCCCGACATGGCCGGCCGGTGGATCGGGGTCCCACCGCTCGGCACCTTCGACCCGCTGGTGGCTCCGGCGTCATCGTGAGCACCGACGTCGCCCCGCTGCCCCTCCCCCCGCTCGACCCGGTCGTCGACCGCATCCGCCGGGTGGTGGTCGAGCGGGACGACCTCGACCTCGCCTTCCTCTACCTCCGTGACCTCCACCCCGCCGTGGGGCTGGTCGGCCCCCCCGATGCCCTCGCCCCCGGGTCGGACGCGGTCGGCGCCGTCGCCGCCGCCGCCGGCGTGGTGTACGGCGAGGCCGTGACGATCGTCGGGCTCCGGCCCGACGTCGACGTCCTGGACGCGCTGCTGGCGATCGCTCCCCCGATCGGTGCGGGCGGCCGGCTCGAGGTGGACCTGGTCGCCCTCGCCGCGGCGCGAGGCGACGGGGACCGCCCCGGGGAGATCGCCCGCCGGGCCGGCGTGCGGGCGACCGCGGCGGTCGTCGACGCCGACCTGGTCGTCCCGGTCGACCCCGACCGGCCGGGCGGCGGGCCCGCCCGCACCGGAGCGGTCGCCCTCCACCTGCCGATCGAGTGGGACGGGCAGGACCGAGCGATCCTCGGTGCGTTCACGTCGCGCTACGCCATGGTGCACGCCCTGGGCCCGGCGGCCCACCGGGTCGTCCGCGGCTGGGCGCTGGTCGAGGCCATCGGCGACGACGTCCACCTGGTCCTCGACCCCGGGCTCCCCTGGTCGTGGACCCCGCCCCCGGACCTCCTGCGCGGCCTGGCCCGGCGCTCCCCCGCCGGCCGGTGATCGAGCCGCCCCCACGGCTTTGCCCGACCCCCGGCGCGCGGGCGTAGCGTACGGGTCCGTGCCGCCCACCCAGGCCCTCGCCGCCTCCGTCCGCCCCGGGCTCACCGGGAAGGTCACCCTGGACGTCCTCGCGGCCGACACGGCCGAGGCCCTCGGGTCCGGCGACGTGCCGGTGCTTGCGACGCCCCGCGTCGTCGCCCTGGCCGAGCAGGCCGCCATCGTCGCCCTGGGCACCCACCTGGCCGCCGGGCAGACCACCGTCGGCATGCGGGTCCAGATCGACCACCTGGCCCCCACCGCGGTCGGCGGTGAGGTCATCGCCGACGCCACCCTGGAGAAGATCGAGGGCCGCCGGCTCACCTTCACAATCTCGGTCAGTGATCGCTGCGGCCTGGTCGCCGCCGGCCGGGTGACCCGGGTCGTCGTCCAGCGCGACCAGTTCCTCGCCAAGGCCAGCGGCTGAGGGACTCTCCCAACCGGAGCCGGTCGACGCGATCGACCTGGCACACAGCAGCCATGTCGCAGGCGGGGTCGGCCCGCACGATCCGACCCGCTGGGCCCATCCCCGCCGAAGCTCGCTGCGCTCGCCGGCTCGGGCTGGCGCTCGCAGCACGAGCCTCTGGGGCTGCCGCCAGGCCAACCGGAACGGATCGGCGTGATCGACCTGGCACACTGCTCAGTCCCATGAGCACACACCTCTGGCCGACGGGCACCACCAACCGGGTCTTCGGGCGGGACGCTGACGACACACGTCGATCTGGTCGCTCCGGACAGCCAGAGAGGGCGTCATCGGCTTCGGGGGTGCTGCTGTGACTGCGGCGATGGCTCCCACCGGGATCCGCGTCGTGGGGATCGACGCCGATGACACACGTCCGCCGACCCCACGTCCGCCGACCCCACCCGCCACCCTGGCGGGGTCGGCTGCGCCGACACGTTCCCAGCCGAACGCCAGCCGGACGTCGGCGGACGTGTGTGAGCTGGTCGCGGTGCGTCAGCCAGAGAGGGCGTCGTCAGCCGCCGGGTTGCTCCGATGAGCGTTCGCCAGGATCCACCGTCCGTGGCTGTCGTGGGCATCGACGCTGACGACACCCTCTGGCACAACGAGACGTACTTCGCTGATGCGCAGGCGACGTTCGTGCAGATCCTGGCGCCGTGGACGCCCGAGGGGGAGGACGTGCTCGCCCTCCACGACGCCACCGAGCGGGCCAACCTCGAGCTGTTCGGGTACGGCATCAAGGGGTTCACCCTCTCGATG encodes the following:
- a CDS encoding SseB family protein; its protein translation is MSTDVAPLPLPPLDPVVDRIRRVVVERDDLDLAFLYLRDLHPAVGLVGPPDALAPGSDAVGAVAAAAGVVYGEAVTIVGLRPDVDVLDALLAIAPPIGAGGRLEVDLVALAAARGDGDRPGEIARRAGVRATAAVVDADLVVPVDPDRPGGGPARTGAVALHLPIEWDGQDRAILGAFTSRYAMVHALGPAAHRVVRGWALVEAIGDDVHLVLDPGLPWSWTPPPDLLRGLARRSPAGR
- a CDS encoding thioesterase family protein; this translates as MPPTQALAASVRPGLTGKVTLDVLAADTAEALGSGDVPVLATPRVVALAEQAAIVALGTHLAAGQTTVGMRVQIDHLAPTAVGGEVIADATLEKIEGRRLTFTISVSDRCGLVAAGRVTRVVVQRDQFLAKASG